The Fusarium musae strain F31 chromosome 10, whole genome shotgun sequence genome window below encodes:
- a CDS encoding hypothetical protein (EggNog:ENOG41~CAZy:AA8~CAZy:AA3~antiSMASH:Cluster_10.3), with product MRFSTLLSSAALMYQAVSAESVEYKDADTGITFQQYTDKSSKFSFGIALPKNPSTDFIGQMTVPISEGYGSVGMGSTMTKKLLVVAWPNDGKVITSVRQADGYTNPAVLDDETVSIKPIEKGTKVGTDSFTFTFLCEGCIKTDGTTFKAADTNAVLSFAMSTIALDDPTDAAGALNYHGAGFGGYSLDTAAAQSAEFETWAKLASDATTPGTSPGGSTGSNPGNFTTIVSNATYDYIVVGGGTAGLIVAERLVESKKSVLLLEQGKASFYESGGRSTMDWNDTVTQYDVPSMAYYLTTAKDTSAYCTDTASMAGCILGGSSVINAMMFVRPQPADFDDKWPTGWKWQDVESSANKLYERTPGTTSPTKDGKRVDQNAWNVLSKFFSANGFTEVDAIEEPSKKKSVFTHPPLMVNDGLRAGPVRDYLPLAQANNNFKLQLNTKVLRVIREGKAVTGIEVQSGPSTRQIINLKTNGAVVLAAGSLATPRLLVNSGIGPSEQIEAVASGSQRLTMPAKDQWLDLPVGENLKDHPIFTVKMKTKQPMSALTETDFTKPSQTNIDLFAQGDGLLAQSGQRFIFWDTVKGSDGVERYVQGTCAAAGNDTVKVKVYLTHGATSSGSLTVTSSGATKLVGEPYLKTAGDKEAVKSFMNKLISFASKPNSTLSIASNATAESLMAEYVSGSHFVGSAIMGTENDGTSVVDTDTKVWGTENLFVVDGSIHPDLPTGNTQAIIMVAAEHAASKILGGGNGATSPVVPSNGTVPVPTTPISTPVATKRPSKCKRSMRQRRHHRRQ from the coding sequence ATGCGTTTCTCAACACTCCTTTCATCAGCGGCGCTGATGTACCAGGCCGTCTCGGCCGAATCTGTCGAGTACAAGGATGCCGATACGGGAATTACATTCCAGCAGTACACCGACAAGAGCAGCAAGTTCTCCTTCGGTATTGCTCTGCCTAAGAACCCTAGCACCGACTTCATCGGTCAGATGACCGTTCCCATCTCCGAGGGTTATGGATCCGTTGGTATGGGTTCTACCATGaccaagaagcttctcgTCGTTGCCTGGCCCAACGACGGCAAGGTTATTACTTCAGTTCGCCAGGCTGATGGATACACCAACCCTGCCGTTCTCGACGATGAAACCGTCTCTATCAAGCCTATCGAGAAGGGTACCAAGGTCGGCACCGACTCTTTCACCTTCACTTTCCTTTGCGAAGGTTGCATCAAGACCGATGGTACCACCTTCAAGGCTGCTGATACCAACGCTGTTCTCAGCTTCGCTATGAGCACCATTGCCCTCGACGACCCCACCGACGCTGCTGGTGCTCTCAACTACCATGGCGCTGGCTTCGGTGGTTACTCCCTTGACACTGCCGCTGCCCAGTCTGCCGAGTTTGAGACCTGGGCCAAGCTTGCGTCCGATGCCACTACTCCCGGTACCAGCCCCGGAGGCAGCACTGGTTCCAACCCTGGCAACTTCACTACCATTGTCTCCAACGCTACATACGACTACATCGTTGTTGGTGGCGGCACTGCCGGTCTCATTGTCGCTGAGCGTCTCGTTGAGTCCAAGAAgtctgttcttcttcttgagcaggGCAAGGCCTCTTTCTACGAGTCTGGTGGCCGCTCTACAATGGACTGGAACGACACCGTCACTCAGTACGATGTCCCTTCTATGGCCTACTACCTCACTACCGCCAAGGACACCTCTGCCTACTGCACTGACACCGCTAGTATGGCTGGTTGCATCCTCGGTGGCTCAAGTgtcatcaacgccatgatGTTTGTCCGCCCTCAGCCTGCTGACTTTGACGACAAGTGGCCTACTGGCTGGAAGTGGCAGGATGTTGAGAGCTCCGCCAACAAGCTCTACGAGCGTACCCCCGGTACCACTAGCCCTACCAAGGACGGCAAGCGAGTTGACCAGAACGCTTGGAACGTCCTATCCAAGTTTTTCTCTGCCAACGGTTTCACCGAGGTTGATGCCATCGAGGAGCCtagcaagaagaagtctgTCTTCACTCACCCTCCTCTGATGGTCAACGACGGTCTCCGCGCCGGTCCCGTCCGTGACTACCTCCCTCTTGCTCAGgccaacaacaacttcaagctccagctcaacaccaaggtccTCCGTGTCATCCGTGAGGGTAAGGCTGTCACCGGTATTGAGGTCCAGTCGGGTCCTTCTACCCGccagatcatcaacctcaagaccaACGGTGCCGTCGTCCTTGCCGCCGGCTCTCTCGCCACTCCTCGCCTTCTTGTCAACTCTGGTATTGGTCCTTCTGAGCAGATTGAGGCCGTTGCCAGCGGAAGCCAGCGCCTCACCATGCCCGCCAAGGATCAGTGGCTCGACCTCCCCGTCGGAGAGAACCTCAAGGATCACCCTATCTTCACCGTCAAGATGAAGACCAAGCAGCCCATGTCAGCTCTCACCGAGACCGACTTCACCAAGCCTAGCCAGACCAACATCGATCTTTTCGCCCAGGGTGACGGTCTCCTTGCTCAATCTGGCCagcgcttcatcttctgggaTACTGTCAAGGGCTccgatggtgttgagcgATACGTGCAGGGTACTTGCGCTGCCGCTGGTAACGATactgtcaaggtcaaggtctaCCTTACCCACGGTGCTACCTCCAGCGGTTCTCTTACCGTCACCAGCTCTGGTGCTACTAAGCTTGTCGGCGAGCCTTACCTCAAGACTGCAGGCGACAAGGAGGCtgtcaagagcttcatgaacaagctcatcagtTTTGCCTCCAAGCCCAACAGCACCCTCAGCATCGCCAGTAATGCTACCGCCGAGAGCCTCATGGCCGAGTACGTCAGCGGTTCTCACTTTGTCGGCTCTGCCATCATGGGCACCGAGAACGATGGTACCAGCGTTGTCGATACTGACACCAAGGTCTGGGGTACTGAGAACCTGTTCGTCGTTGACGGTTCCATCCACCCTGATCTTCCTACTGGTAACACCcaggccatcatcatggtcGCTGCTGAGCACGCCGCTTCCAAGATCCTCGGCGGCGGAAACGGTGCTACCAGCCCTGTTGTTCCCAGCAACGGCACTGTCCCCGTTCCTACTACTCCCATCAGCACTCCCGTGGCTACCAAGAGGCCTTCCAAGTGCAAAAGGTCTATGCGACAGCGCCGCCACCACCGTCGCCAGTAG
- a CDS encoding hypothetical protein (antiSMASH:Cluster_10.3) — MTADHSHGHARVPNTLEWLAKTKRGDYLVQVAWPLCWGEDRVAAENEVVNLVYLVDGNAYFFTAVDVSRRLEYLNSTRTVVVGIGYPPSKYVYDFRRGPDLTPPADEYDMPLNRYGKPRTDISFGEANEFLDWIKADVMPYVEDKLFPKANLHTGRKALFGHSYGGIFTLNTMFTQPELFNTYIAASPVIWWNKDFLIREREAAFLARDKPVDPPFSLALTWGTGKSELVRDPDDDDEKWYKRQNCAEDDKMKPSATALVSRLKDCPSVKKIWTREFEGEDHGSVAVTGLQQGLMQFILGKI, encoded by the exons ATGACTGCCGATCATAGCCATGGACACGCTCGTGTCCCTAATACCCTTGAGTGGCttgccaagaccaagagggGTGATTATCTCGTGCAAGTAGCGTGGCCTTTGTGCTGGGGTGAAGATCGCGTTGCCGCTGAGAATGAAGTGGTCAATCTGGT CTACCTTGTTGATGGCAATGCCTATTTCTTCACAGCTGTTGATGTTTCCCGTCGATTGGAATACTTGAATAGCACAAGGACTGTTGTGGTGGGCATTGGATACCCGCCCAGTAAATATGTCTACGACTTCCGTCGGGGCCCAGATCTTACACCACCGGCTGATGAATACGACATGCCGCTCAACAGATACGGCAAGCCTCGCACAGACATCTCATTTGGTGAAGCAAATGAATTCCTCGACTGGATTAAAGCCGATGTGATGCCTTACGTTGAAGACAAGCTCTTCCCCAAGGCCAATCTTCACACGGGTCGCAAGGCTCTCTTTGGCCATTCATACGGTGGCATCTTCACCCTCAACACGATGTTCACTCAGCCagagctcttcaacacttATATTGCTGCCAGCCCTGTCATTTGGTGGAACAAGGACTTTTTAATTCGCGAACGTGAGGCTGCTTTTCTTGCACGCGACAAGCCCGTCGACCCTCCATTTTCGCTGGCTCTTACATGGGGCACCGGCAAGTCAGAGTTGGTGAGGGAtcctgacgatgatgacgagaagtGGTACAAGAGACAGAACTGTGCGGAGGACGATAAGATGAAACCAAGCGCAACGGCCTTGGTGTCGCGACTAAAGGATTGCCCGAGTGTCAAGAAGATTTGGACGCGTGAGTTTGAGGGTGAGGATCACGGAAGTGTTGCGGTGACGGGTCTTCAGCAGGGACTCATGCAGTTCATTCTCGGCAAGATTTAA
- a CDS encoding hypothetical protein (EggNog:ENOG41~SMCOG1005:Drug resistance transporter, EmrB/QacA~antiSMASH:Cluster_10.3) has protein sequence MGALDKFLGRKGTEGDAAEAPVTVTAAMNEKDQEAGKYPDETGSASDAVTENAQHGVKAVEATTLAWSKKALAGVFVFMWLIYLTNGFQSQINWTLVPYASSEWESHSLIPVIGIVANCMTAAVYIPLSKILDIWGRAEGFLLMVTFATMGMVMMAASHNLATYCAASVFWQVGWSGLTYSIDVITADSTQLKNRGLAYAFTSSPYMITAFAGPKSAEAFLRNGDQWRWGFGTFSIVLPVVAIPMYILLKYNLQKAKKQGILVNESSDRSFLENIKWGLIEFDAAGAFLFAAGLVIFLLPFSIASSAPKGWDTPYIIAMIILGVVLLAIFGAYERFVAPKPFLRFELLTSRTVIGVCLLDFVYMIAYYCWNSYFTSFLQVVNNLQPSTAGYVNNTFEIVSGVLLFIVGYAMHKTGRFKWILCVGIPLYMFSQGLMIYFRRPGQSIGYLVMCEVFISIAGATFILCMQVGVLAAVEHQYVATALATLSVTGNIGSAVGSTISATIWTNTFYKKLAEYLPESAQADIDSIYESLDSQLLYEMGSPERLAIQKAYGYGQARMLAAGTGIMAVALISLFLIKNYDLRKIKQTKGTVF, from the exons ATGGGAGCTCTCGACAAGTTCCTTGGGCGCAAGGGCACTGAGGGTGATGCCGCTGAGGCACCCGTCACTGTCACTGCTGCCATGAACGAAAAGGACCAGGAGGCTGGCAAATATCCTGATGAGACTGGTAGCGCCAGCGATGCCGTTACTGAGAACGCGCAGCATGGTGTCAAGGCCGTTGAGGCTACCACTCTGGCCTGGAGCAAGAAGGCTCTTGCTGGTGTCTTCGTTTT CATGTGGTTGATCTACCTTACCAATGGCTTCCAGAGCCAGATCAACTGGACTCTTGTTCCCTATGCCAGCAGTGAATGGGAGTCTCACTCTCTCATTCCGGTGATTGGCATTGTCGCCAACTGCATGACTGCTGCTGTCTACATTCCCCTGTCCAAGATCCTCGATATCTGGGGTCGTGCTGAAGGTTTCCTTCTCATGGTCACATTTGCTACCATGGGTATGGTCATGATGGCTGCCAGTCACAACCTCGCCACTTACTGTGCCGCTAGT GTATTCTGGCAGGTCGGCTGGTCTGGTCTCACCTACAGCATTGACGTTATCACGGCCGATTCCACACAACTCAAGAACCGAGGTCTCGCGTACGCCTTCACCTCTTCTCCCTACATGATCACCGCGTTTGCTGGTCCCAAGTCCGCTGAGGCATTCCTCCGAAACGGTGATCAGTGGCGATGGGGCTTTGGCACATTCTCCATTGTCCTCCCCGTCGTCGCCATCCCCATGTACATCCTCCTGAAGTACAACCttcagaaggccaagaagcagggTATTCTTGTCAATGAGTCTAGCGATCGATCTTTCTTGGAGAACATCAAGTGGGGACTTATTGAGTTcgatgctgctggtgcttTCTTGTTCGCTGCTGGCCttgtcatcttcctccttccCTTCTCCATCGCTAGCAGCGCCCCTAAGGGTTGGGACACTCCATACATCATTGCAATGATCATTTTGGGCGTCGTGCTTCTGGCCATCTTCGGTGCTTACGAGCGCTTTGTTGCCCCTAAGCCATTCCTTCGCTTCGAGCTCCTTACCAGCCGCACCGTTATTGGCGTCTGCCTTCTGGACTTCGTCTACATGATCGCCTACTACTGCTGGAACAGCTACTTCACCTCATTCCTCCAAGTTGTCAACAACCTACAGCCCTCTACCGCTGGTTATGTCAACAACACCTTTGAGATCGTCTCTGGTGTCCTCCTCTTTATCGTCGGCTATGCCATGCACAAGACCGGACGCTTCAAGTGGATTCTGTGTGTCGGTATTCCCCTGTACATGTTTTCACAGGGTCTTATGATCTACTTCCGTCGCCCTGGTCAATCCATTGGCTACCTTGTTATGTGTGAAGTCTTCATCTCGATCGCTGGCGCTACCTTTATTCTTTGCATGCAGGTTGGTGTTCTCGCTGCCGTCGAGCATCAGTATGTTGCCACCGCTTTGGCTACTCTTAGCGTCACTGGTAACATCGGATCTGCTGTCGGTAGCACCATCTCTGCCACTATCTGGACCAACACCTTCTACAAGAAGCTCGCTGAGTATCTCCCTGAGTCTGCTCAGGCTGATATAGACTCTATTTACGAGTCCCTCGACTCTCAGCTCCTCTATGAGATGGGCAGCCCCGAGCGTCTTGCGATCCAGAAGGCTTACGGTTATGGCCAGGCTCGCATGCTTGCTGCCGGAACTGGCATTATGGCTGTCGCCCTTATCTCGCTGTTCTTGATCAAGAACTACGATCTCAGGAAGATCAAGCAGACCAAGGGTACTGTCTTCTAA